One stretch of Streptomyces sp. A2-16 DNA includes these proteins:
- the egtC gene encoding ergothioneine biosynthesis protein EgtC — translation MCRHLAFLGHEEPLGRLLVEPPHSLYRQSWAPRRQRYGTVNADGFGVGWYAEGDPEPARYRRAGPIWADLSFADLARVVRSTAVLAAVRDATLAGADAEAAAAPYASGPWLFSHNGAVKGWPGSLAPLAGTLPPAELLSMEARNDSAFVWALVLNRLRGGDEEGQALADTVLEVAEAAPGSRLNLLLTNGESIAATAWGDSLWYLRSPGTRTVVASEPYDDDPHWQEVPDRTLLVASRTDVLLTPLKEPSPEPLEEPST, via the coding sequence ATGTGCCGTCATCTGGCCTTCCTGGGACACGAGGAGCCGCTCGGCCGGCTCCTCGTGGAGCCCCCGCACAGCCTGTACCGCCAGTCGTGGGCACCGCGCCGGCAGCGGTACGGCACCGTCAACGCCGATGGTTTCGGGGTCGGTTGGTACGCCGAGGGCGACCCCGAGCCGGCCCGGTACCGGCGGGCCGGGCCCATCTGGGCCGACCTGTCCTTCGCGGACCTGGCCCGGGTCGTGAGGAGCACCGCGGTCCTGGCCGCCGTACGGGACGCGACCCTCGCGGGAGCCGACGCCGAGGCCGCGGCGGCGCCGTACGCCTCGGGGCCCTGGCTGTTCAGCCACAACGGCGCGGTCAAGGGCTGGCCGGGCTCCCTGGCTCCCCTGGCCGGGACCCTCCCCCCGGCGGAGCTGCTGTCGATGGAGGCCCGCAACGACTCGGCGTTCGTGTGGGCGCTGGTCCTGAACCGGCTGCGCGGCGGCGACGAGGAGGGCCAGGCGCTGGCCGACACGGTCCTGGAGGTCGCCGAGGCGGCCCCCGGCTCCCGGCTCAACCTCCTGCTGACCAACGGGGAGTCCATCGCCGCGACCGCTTGGGGCGACAGCCTCTGGTACCTCCGAAGCCCCGGCACGCGCACCGTCGTGGCCTCCGAGCCGTACGACGACGACCCGCACTGGCAGGAGGTCCCCGACCGCACGCTGCTCGTGGCGAGCCGCACCGACGTCCTGCTCACACCGCTCAAGGAACCGTCCCCGGAACCACTCGAGGAGCCCAGCACGTGA
- the egtB gene encoding ergothioneine biosynthesis protein EgtB translates to MTDSSVDPSVDSSVDPEAFRERAVTTLVTARDRTTLLTSCVEEPDLTAQHSPLMSPLVWDLAHIGNQEEQWLLRTVAGQEAIRPDIDGIYDAFEHPRSERPTLPLLSPAESRRYAADVRGRVLDVLEGTALHGTRLTEAGFAFGMIAQHEQQHDETMLITHQLRKGPAALTAPDPEPAPLFTGPAEVLVPGGPFTMGTSDEPWALDNERPAHRREVDAFYIDTTPVTNAEYQAFIEDDGYDTERWWAPAGWAHIRGHSIHAPLFWRRDGRQWLRRRFGVTEVVPPEEPVVHVCWYEADAYARWAGRRLPTEAEWEKAARHDPAGGRSTRYPWGDADPAPEHANLGQRHLRPAPAGSYPEGESPLGVRQLIGDVWEWTASDFEPYPGFQAFPYKEYSEVFFGPDHKVLRGGSFAVDAVACRGTFRNWDYPIRRQIFSGFRTARSAGAV, encoded by the coding sequence ATGACCGACTCGTCCGTCGACCCGTCCGTCGACTCCTCCGTCGACCCCGAGGCCTTCCGCGAGCGGGCCGTGACCACCCTGGTCACCGCCCGGGACCGCACGACACTGCTCACCAGCTGTGTCGAGGAACCCGACCTGACCGCCCAGCACTCGCCGCTGATGTCGCCGCTCGTGTGGGACCTCGCCCACATCGGCAACCAGGAGGAGCAGTGGCTGCTCCGGACCGTCGCCGGGCAGGAGGCGATCCGGCCCGACATCGACGGCATCTACGACGCCTTCGAGCACCCGCGCTCCGAGCGCCCCACCCTGCCCCTGCTGTCACCCGCCGAGTCCCGGCGCTACGCGGCGGACGTGCGCGGCCGGGTCCTGGACGTCCTGGAGGGCACCGCGCTCCACGGAACCCGGCTCACCGAGGCCGGGTTCGCCTTCGGGATGATCGCGCAGCACGAACAGCAGCACGACGAGACGATGCTGATAACCCATCAGCTCCGCAAGGGCCCCGCGGCCCTGACCGCCCCGGACCCGGAACCGGCCCCGCTGTTCACCGGCCCGGCCGAAGTCCTCGTCCCCGGCGGCCCGTTCACCATGGGCACCTCCGACGAGCCGTGGGCGCTGGACAACGAACGCCCGGCGCACCGGCGAGAGGTGGACGCCTTCTACATCGACACCACTCCGGTGACGAACGCCGAGTACCAGGCGTTCATCGAGGACGACGGCTACGACACCGAGCGCTGGTGGGCTCCCGCCGGCTGGGCGCACATCCGCGGGCACTCCATCCACGCCCCCTTGTTCTGGAGGCGCGACGGCAGGCAGTGGCTGCGCAGGCGCTTCGGCGTCACCGAGGTCGTGCCGCCCGAGGAGCCGGTGGTCCACGTGTGCTGGTACGAGGCCGACGCCTACGCCCGCTGGGCCGGACGGCGGCTGCCCACCGAGGCGGAGTGGGAGAAGGCGGCCCGGCACGACCCGGCCGGCGGCCGCTCGACCCGCTACCCGTGGGGCGACGCCGACCCGGCGCCGGAGCACGCCAACCTGGGGCAGCGCCACCTCCGGCCGGCCCCCGCCGGGAGCTACCCCGAGGGCGAGTCACCGCTCGGCGTACGCCAGTTGATCGGTGACGTGTGGGAGTGGACGGCGAGCGACTTCGAGCCCTACCCGGGCTTCCAGGCGTTCCCGTACAAGGAGTACTCGGAGGTGTTCTTCGGCCCCGACCACAAGGTGCTGCGCGGCGGTTCGTTCGCCGTGGACGCGGTGGCCTGCCGGGGCACGTTCCGCAACTGGGACTACCCGATCCGGCGGCAGATCTTCTCCGGCTTCCGCACCGCCCGTTCCGCGGGGGCCGTCTGA